A genomic region of Dethiosulfovibrio faecalis contains the following coding sequences:
- a CDS encoding cupin domain-containing protein, giving the protein MVETAEKIIKNVEHCVPFTLTDLVAINPGKVSSLTLANKPGVVVTMFSFDTNEGLSTHRAPGDAMAYVLEGSVKITIGEDCTTAKAGDAVVMPANVPHALKALTPYKMLLVMVKA; this is encoded by the coding sequence ATGGTGGAAACTGCGGAAAAAATCATTAAAAATGTGGAACACTGTGTGCCTTTTACTCTGACCGATCTCGTTGCAATAAATCCAGGGAAGGTCTCTAGCCTTACTTTGGCTAACAAGCCAGGCGTTGTGGTGACGATGTTTTCCTTCGATACCAACGAAGGGTTAAGTACCCATCGTGCCCCGGGAGATGCCATGGCTTACGTACTAGAAGGAAGTGTCAAGATAACCATAGGTGAGGACTGTACCACCGCCAAAGCGGGGGATGCTGTGGTTATGCCCGCCAATGTGCCTCATGCCCTAAAGGCACTCACCCCTTATAAAATGCTTTTGGTAATGGTAAAAGCGTAG
- a CDS encoding cupin domain-containing protein, whose product MGILKNLPTQEAEGLASLIEGEKNQVVSMALSESDHVHVSLFTFADREMVSEERYPGDTMYLVVEGETLIAQGERKSRLKAGEVFMVPKDVPHAVGGAEAFKVLQITMI is encoded by the coding sequence GTGGGGATTCTAAAAAATCTTCCGACACAGGAAGCGGAGGGACTGGCGTCTCTTATCGAAGGAGAGAAGAACCAGGTTGTGAGCATGGCCCTTTCCGAAAGCGATCACGTGCACGTCTCGCTTTTTACCTTTGCGGACAGGGAAATGGTGAGCGAAGAGCGTTACCCCGGAGATACCATGTATCTAGTGGTGGAAGGAGAGACCTTGATCGCTCAGGGAGAGCGAAAGAGCAGGTTAAAGGCTGGAGAGGTCTTTATGGTGCCTAAGGACGTTCCTCATGCCGTAGGTGGCGCAGAGGCTTTCAAGGTACTACAGATTACCATGATTTGA
- a CDS encoding ABC transporter ATP-binding protein — MQDVSFEVKEDEIVAVIGPSGCGKSTLLNAISGLVSPDRGIVEADRECIAYVFQDNRLLPWETVYDNVRLVRNVENREEILGLIEAVGLKGFEGFYPSQLSGGMLKRCGIARAFYYPSRLLLMDEPFQGLDYCLRQEMLSTLLRVWETRRQGVLFITHEIDEALTVASRILVFSRRPARVIEEISLSGREGRHVDTEELSEMRARIISLITV, encoded by the coding sequence TTGCAGGACGTTTCATTCGAAGTCAAAGAGGACGAAATAGTAGCTGTCATAGGGCCTTCCGGCTGTGGAAAGTCAACTTTGCTTAACGCTATCTCCGGTCTGGTGTCTCCCGATCGAGGGATCGTGGAAGCGGACAGAGAGTGTATAGCCTATGTCTTTCAGGATAACCGGCTCCTTCCTTGGGAAACTGTATACGACAATGTTCGACTTGTGAGGAACGTCGAGAATAGGGAGGAGATTCTTGGTCTTATAGAGGCTGTCGGGCTAAAGGGGTTTGAGGGGTTCTATCCGAGTCAGCTCTCTGGCGGCATGCTGAAACGATGCGGCATAGCCAGGGCTTTCTATTATCCCAGTCGGCTGCTGCTTATGGATGAACCCTTTCAAGGTTTAGATTATTGTTTGCGACAGGAGATGCTTTCCACTCTTTTGAGGGTGTGGGAAACCAGAAGACAGGGAGTGCTATTCATAACTCACGAAATCGATGAAGCCTTGACGGTCGCAAGTCGGATACTGGTTTTTTCACGTCGTCCTGCCAGGGTGATCGAAGAGATCTCCCTTTCTGGAAGAGAAGGGCGCCATGTGGATACCGAGGAGCTTTCGGAGATGCGTGCCCGGATAATCTCCCTTATCACGGTGTGA
- a CDS encoding ABC transporter permease: MACITSKTKKRTMAVADRALSLLLVLGLWQSLTFFFSPLVVPAIKSVCQSLYEICSTPALYSMILITLFRLLAGLFVGVLGGVILGVIMGYSERFRNILSPMVGILQTVPPVAWVVLALVWFGFNGKPAVFIVVTATIPVISISVSEGIRNVDPGLLEMAYLYRFSERKKMFHVVFPSVMSYFNSSFKVALGLAWKIVVMGEVLTTSDGIGGMIKDARLNVEPETIIAWSIITVALFYLSGYVARFLFSWKDDGRVTSS; the protein is encoded by the coding sequence ATGGCATGTATTACGTCGAAGACTAAAAAACGAACCATGGCGGTTGCGGATAGAGCTCTTTCGTTGCTTCTGGTCTTAGGACTATGGCAATCTCTGACCTTTTTCTTCTCTCCTCTCGTGGTTCCGGCCATAAAGAGCGTTTGCCAATCTCTCTACGAGATATGCTCGACCCCTGCTCTCTACTCGATGATCCTGATTACCCTCTTTCGTCTGCTCGCCGGGCTTTTCGTGGGGGTTCTGGGCGGGGTGATCCTTGGAGTTATCATGGGATATTCCGAGCGGTTTCGGAATATCCTTTCTCCCATGGTGGGGATCCTTCAGACCGTCCCGCCTGTGGCATGGGTGGTCCTGGCGTTGGTGTGGTTCGGGTTTAACGGCAAGCCTGCCGTGTTCATAGTTGTCACGGCGACCATTCCGGTCATCTCTATCAGTGTCTCCGAGGGTATCAGGAACGTGGATCCCGGGCTTCTCGAGATGGCGTATCTGTATCGTTTCTCGGAGAGAAAGAAGATGTTTCACGTCGTTTTCCCGTCGGTGATGTCCTACTTCAATTCCAGCTTTAAAGTAGCTTTGGGGCTTGCATGGAAAATAGTCGTCATGGGCGAGGTCCTGACGACCAGCGACGGTATCGGTGGAATGATAAAAGATGCGAGGTTGAACGTGGAACCCGAGACCATAATAGCCTGGTCCATAATCACCGTGGCGCTGTTCTATCTCTCGGGGTATGTCGCCCGGTTTCTATTTTCCTGGAAGGACGATGGACGTGTTACGAGTTCGTAA
- a CDS encoding ABC transporter substrate-binding protein, with product MLKRIIGVMCAVTMVFLMVASGYSEEKGTFLITVGTPKAPPALPLLYMMENNTLGDEVRIKLDFWSEAETLIAMVQDKKHHFLAFPLTVMSKLYNKGLDVRLLNVNTWGVTYFITTDREFRSWSDLRGKDVYVNLKSSPPDVFTRCFLEEAGLDPEKDVNIVYASMPEVAAMIASGRAEYATLIEPMATKVLMSNPKARVGASFEEEWRRINKNDSRIPNAGMGVMGDFAKKNPDLVEDFQKGYEEGLIWTLEHPEEAGKLAEKYLALDGELLTRAIPSMGLHFEDAMEAKADLDLFFGFLLDFDPRTIGGRVPDDGMYYVED from the coding sequence ATGCTGAAGAGAATTATAGGTGTCATGTGCGCGGTTACCATGGTTTTTCTAATGGTCGCTTCTGGATACTCCGAGGAGAAAGGGACTTTTTTAATAACCGTAGGGACTCCTAAGGCCCCTCCTGCATTGCCGTTGCTCTACATGATGGAAAACAATACTCTAGGCGACGAAGTAAGGATCAAGTTAGATTTTTGGAGTGAGGCCGAGACCTTAATAGCCATGGTGCAGGATAAAAAGCATCACTTTCTGGCTTTCCCTCTGACCGTTATGTCCAAGCTCTACAACAAGGGGTTGGATGTAAGGCTTCTGAACGTGAACACATGGGGCGTCACCTATTTTATAACCACGGACCGAGAGTTTAGAAGCTGGAGTGATCTCAGAGGTAAGGATGTCTACGTGAACCTCAAGAGCTCTCCTCCCGATGTCTTTACCCGGTGTTTTTTGGAAGAGGCGGGGCTCGATCCCGAAAAGGACGTAAATATCGTTTACGCTTCCATGCCCGAGGTAGCTGCTATGATCGCCTCGGGCAGGGCGGAATACGCAACTCTGATCGAGCCCATGGCCACCAAGGTTCTTATGTCCAATCCGAAAGCCCGGGTAGGCGCGAGCTTCGAGGAGGAGTGGCGACGTATTAACAAGAACGATTCCAGAATTCCCAATGCGGGGATGGGAGTTATGGGAGATTTCGCGAAAAAAAACCCCGATCTCGTAGAAGATTTTCAGAAAGGCTACGAAGAGGGTCTTATCTGGACCTTGGAACACCCTGAGGAGGCGGGTAAACTGGCCGAGAAATATCTAGCCCTGGATGGAGAACTGTTAACCAGGGCGATACCCAGCATGGGGCTTCATTTCGAGGATGCCATGGAGGCCAAAGCCGATCTGGATCTCTTCTTCGGCTTTTTGCTGGACTTTGATCCCAGGACGATTGGAGGCAGAGTTCCCGACGATGGCATGTATTACGTCGAAGACTAA
- a CDS encoding CerR family C-terminal domain-containing protein, with amino-acid sequence MTGIKTTKQKILDAAGIVFGEKSYNEATIREICSLAEVNLASVNYHFGSKEMLYRALLENILTTIIERHPAVPPGDHSAEERLAFFLRAYVNRLVGEARIPGNEGRIALLSRELLHPSPIMTELMVEHVYPQRDILMSTVAELLGDDATRRQVLLCVMSSVSQCFYMIFFSDTIKAIGLAGEARDIDMDTLARHAATFALAGIKAIRKGGKIDG; translated from the coding sequence ATGACAGGGATAAAGACGACCAAGCAGAAGATCCTCGACGCCGCAGGGATAGTTTTCGGGGAGAAAAGCTACAACGAGGCCACGATAAGGGAGATATGTTCACTGGCCGAGGTAAACCTTGCGTCGGTAAACTACCACTTCGGGAGCAAGGAGATGCTGTACCGGGCCCTCCTGGAGAACATACTCACCACCATCATAGAGAGACATCCGGCTGTGCCGCCGGGAGACCACTCCGCCGAGGAAAGGCTGGCCTTTTTCCTGAGAGCCTACGTCAATCGGCTCGTCGGAGAGGCTCGAATCCCCGGCAACGAGGGCAGAATAGCCCTGCTTTCACGGGAACTGCTCCATCCCTCGCCGATAATGACGGAACTCATGGTCGAACACGTCTACCCCCAAAGGGACATACTAATGTCCACCGTGGCGGAGCTTTTGGGAGACGATGCCACGAGACGGCAGGTGCTGCTTTGCGTCATGAGCTCGGTGAGTCAGTGCTTCTACATGATATTTTTCAGCGACACAATAAAGGCCATCGGCCTGGCCGGAGAGGCCAGGGATATAGACATGGACACCCTCGCCCGCCACGCCGCGACCTTCGCCCTGGCGGGTATAAAGGCGATCCGTAAGGGAGGGAAGATCGATGGATAA